CATAGGGAACCCTATCTTGCACCTGTTGCCAAACGGGAATTCCCATCTGTACCCACCGTTATACATGCTGTCAGCGACGAAGGTCATCACATTGGGCCTCGCTGGTCTATCGATGACGAACTGCTGAAGGACCACGCTCTCGGGTGGATCCTCACCGAATAATGACTTTCTGACAAGTGAGCTCGCGCCATCGGCCCCAACGAGGTATTCACATCCTAATCGCTGGCCTGAGAAAAGACAAAGGGTAAAACCATCTTTGGAACGCTCAACGCTCTTCACAGAATCGTGCACGATCTCTCCACCTGAACGCTTGTATTGATCCAACACTCCCTTTAGAAATGCTGATCGATCGATGATGTAACCCTTGTCCTTATATCTGGAGACAACTCCACCTGGCCATCTCATCTCTATCGTATCTATGGTATTGAGCACAGCGCCCACGGCAAGGGGCTTCAAACGCTCGAATGCCCTCTTGCTTATTCCCTCCCCGCACATGCAGTGATACCTCTTGTATCTTGAATTCTCCAGTCTTTCGATCAAGATGACCTTGAGGTCATTCCTGTCAATGTGCTTCAGGAAGAATCCTGTGGAAGCTCCCCCTGGCCCCCCTCCTATTATCGCAATATCGGCATCGGACAACTCACTTCACTCAATAGGATGAATTTCACTATTCTAGATAATATCACCGAAGATCGTTTCCCAATCCTGCAAGATTCTTGGGTTTTCGGTGACCAAAGTTATTATGCACCTGCTAAGGATAATAACTTACACGAAGGAAAGAAGAAATAAGAGTTGTAATCTTCATTTGAGTAGTCAATATAGTTCAGAAAGAGGCATCTGGGGGGATGGCAATCAAGGGAAGCTGGTATCCGATCATTGTTCTAGCATCTCTAGTCCTGGTTTCCACCATGGGAACCGCGATCCCCTCTGACCACGATCTCGCATCAGTCTCCTTCTCTCAGCCTCAGATGGATCTGAGCGAGGAGACTCTATTGGCTGGAGATGGAGAATCCGGATGGGGGATATCTTTCGACCAGATCGAAATGGGCACCAATGACCCATCTACAATTGACACAGATAATTACACCCTTATTCTCAATGACGCTAATAGTTATGAGGAGTCGGTCGTACTGGAAGGTGAGCTTCTCCTTTTCTCCGATGGAGACAGCAATGCAAGGGTTGTCACAATTCAACCCAAACGTTTCAGTGAAGGAAACTGGAATTTCAGCGTGGAAGCCTACCTCAACCGGGATAATTCCACACTTACCGACTACTCCAATGTCACGCCCTCGAAATTTGGCTTGACCATCAATGTTGTCTGGGATCTGATGACTTACTCCGCCGTCAACCTTCTGGCGGGAAATCCCTCCAACGGTCAGGAGAAGGTCCTAGTGTTCAACTCATCATCTGGAAGCTGGATCCAGGTCGCAACCGACATCGTTCCCACGACCTCGAGGAGGTTCGACACAGCCTGTGACGATTTCAATTGTACGGCATCGACAGAGAGCGCCTACGGATACAGGCCGAACCACTACATCGTATCGTTCTCGTATTCCGGGGGCACATGGATCAATATCACCATCTTCCACACGGAGGTGGGTTTGGTTCATCACTCTCGCTATCAGATGTCCTCCTCGATAGGCGAGGTGAAGTACGATATACATAGCGACATTGACCTCGTCTCAGGAGGATCGTATAACGCCCAGAACGCCTGGATGATACCGAACATGATCATGAGGAACAACTCTATCAGATACCCCATCATCAATCCCGATTTCGAATTCGTGAGAAAGGATTCCAGCGCTTGGATAGAATTAATGGAACCCGATGGATCCACGATAGAGGATGGTGCGGTGTACCTCGACTTCGGGAATGGTTGGGAACCATCATCCTACAACTCCGTTTCTGGAAGGTACGAATGCCCTCTGCCCTCCGACTCCAAGGCGAACTGGAGCATCCCTGTGAATGTGAGAGCGGTTGTCGACTCCGTCGAGGTCATTAGGGAGGTTTCAGTCACCGTTCTGAACCAGAACAGGAGTGAGATATTCCTGCCCCTATGGTGGAACGGCTGGGATTGGGTGACCACCCTGCACAAGGACGATTCGAACAATGCCGGAAGTGCTGAGTTGGTTTATGCACCCTACGATCACCCCACGGTCTCCGGCATCTACGTCGATAATCCAGGTGGAGTGTCCTCCGACATCTTGGACACACAGTCCGAGATAGCCATTCACTA
The window above is part of the Methanomassiliicoccales archaeon genome. Proteins encoded here:
- a CDS encoding NAD(P)/FAD-dependent oxidoreductase; its protein translation is MSDADIAIIGGGPGGASTGFFLKHIDRNDLKVILIERLENSRYKRYHCMCGEGISKRAFERLKPLAVGAVLNTIDTIEMRWPGGVVSRYKDKGYIIDRSAFLKGVLDQYKRSGGEIVHDSVKSVERSKDGFTLCLFSGQRLGCEYLVGADGASSLVRKSLFGEDPPESVVLQQFVIDRPARPNVMTFVADSMYNGGYRWEFPFGNRCKIGFPMGTDVVEEEILEKHGRRICFGGLSSIVNGKALLVGDAAGQANPLTMGGIRVAMEAGKQAAKSIIQGNLSAYQKWWVKSGFNSPRFMKAFNRSREITNEQLESLIRPFSRFYTYPLHLINYTKSPQDRPLYTSYLTLPLYGW